The following proteins come from a genomic window of Pyxidicoccus sp. MSG2:
- the surE gene encoding 5'/3'-nucleotidase SurE, whose product MSDKQPRILVSNDDGYFSEGLKALVDAVTPLGEVWVVAPDREQSAASHAISLHRPLRIKEVRERWFAIDGTPADSAYLAINHLLKDDRPALMVSGINHGANLAEDVMYSGTVAAAMEGAILGVPAIAFSLVARGQFDFGPAARFARSLVASALARPLPPRMLLNVNIPGGVEPDGYVVTRQGRHTYGYEVVEKVDPRGRKYYWIGGSEYQHEDIPGSDCNAVHLDRRISVTPLHFELTDHGRMGDLAGWRLEGFDRHEPDGA is encoded by the coding sequence GTGAGCGACAAGCAACCGCGCATCCTCGTCTCCAACGACGACGGCTACTTCTCCGAGGGCCTCAAGGCACTCGTGGACGCCGTGACACCGCTGGGCGAGGTGTGGGTGGTGGCGCCAGACCGCGAGCAGAGCGCCGCCTCGCACGCCATCTCCCTGCACCGGCCGCTGCGCATCAAGGAGGTGCGCGAGCGGTGGTTCGCCATCGACGGCACCCCGGCGGACAGCGCTTATCTGGCGATCAACCACCTCCTGAAGGATGATCGCCCGGCTCTCATGGTTTCCGGCATCAATCACGGCGCGAATCTGGCCGAAGACGTCATGTACTCCGGCACGGTGGCGGCGGCGATGGAAGGGGCCATCCTCGGGGTGCCCGCCATCGCCTTCAGCCTCGTGGCCCGGGGGCAGTTCGACTTCGGTCCGGCGGCCCGCTTCGCCCGCTCGCTGGTGGCGAGCGCGCTGGCGCGTCCGCTGCCGCCGAGGATGCTCCTCAACGTGAACATCCCCGGTGGGGTGGAGCCGGACGGCTACGTGGTGACGCGCCAGGGCCGGCACACCTACGGGTACGAGGTGGTGGAGAAGGTGGACCCGCGGGGCCGCAAGTACTACTGGATTGGCGGCAGCGAGTACCAGCACGAGGACATCCCGGGCAGCGACTGCAATGCGGTGCACCTGGACCGGCGCATCTCCGTGACGCCGCTGCACTTCGAGCTGACGGACCACGGGCGCATGGGTGACCTGGCGGGGTGGCGGCTCGAGGGCTTCGACCGGCACGAACCGGACGGTGCCTAG